The following are from one region of the Hymenobacter radiodurans genome:
- the porK gene encoding T9SS ring complex lipoprotein PorK/GldK, translating into MNKFLKLPLVAFSALLMGGCGFGKGPQGDLVGAEDRPDFNPQEVPFGMVPCPGGTFHMGQTDQDISASMVNMNKQVTIAGFYMDETEITNNEYRQFMNAIRQDSIDVLGEEYVMTELYPDTTVWVRDFTYHMGDPLMEYYYTHPAFDDYPVVGVDWFAAKYFCNWRTKHKNAANEEAGSAPTPNFRLPSEAEWEYAARGGRDLATYPWGGPYLRNSKGCMLANFKPGRGDYASDGYAYTSAVGSFFPNDFGLYDMSGNVAEWCDDAYMEASVPVVWDMNPTNPDDNEPRKVVRGGSWKDIAYFLETGTRNFEYQDSARSYIGFRTAMIQIGMGTNRQLN; encoded by the coding sequence ATGAATAAGTTTCTCAAATTGCCTCTTGTCGCTTTTTCAGCGTTGTTAATGGGAGGCTGTGGTTTTGGCAAAGGACCGCAGGGTGACCTGGTTGGAGCGGAGGACCGTCCAGATTTTAATCCGCAGGAAGTGCCCTTCGGTATGGTTCCTTGCCCAGGAGGCACATTCCATATGGGCCAGACTGATCAGGATATATCAGCTTCTATGGTCAACATGAATAAGCAGGTGACAATAGCCGGCTTTTACATGGATGAGACCGAAATCACCAACAACGAGTATCGGCAGTTCATGAATGCCATTCGGCAGGATTCAATTGATGTGTTGGGTGAGGAATATGTGATGACGGAACTCTACCCGGATACTACAGTATGGGTACGTGACTTCACGTATCATATGGGGGATCCGCTTATGGAGTATTACTACACTCATCCAGCTTTCGATGATTACCCAGTAGTCGGTGTCGATTGGTTTGCAGCTAAATATTTCTGTAACTGGCGCACTAAGCATAAGAATGCGGCCAATGAGGAAGCTGGCTCAGCCCCAACGCCTAACTTTCGTTTGCCTTCAGAAGCTGAATGGGAGTATGCTGCTCGTGGGGGTCGCGATTTAGCTACATATCCTTGGGGTGGACCTTATCTGCGTAACTCTAAGGGTTGCATGTTAGCCAACTTTAAGCCAGGTCGTGGCGACTATGCCAGCGATGGATATGCTTACACCTCAGCCGTAGGTAGTTTCTTTCCTAATGACTTCGGTTTGTACGATATGTCGGGCAACGTAGCCGAATGGTGCGACGACGCATACATGGAGGCTTCTGTACCAGTGGTTTGGGATATGAACCCCACTAACCCTGATGATAACGAGCCCCGCAAAGTAGTACGTGGCGGTTCTTGGAAAGACATTGCTTATTTCCTTGAGACAGGAACACGCAATTTCGAGTATCAGGATTCGGCCCGCTCCTACATCGGATTCCGCACTGCTATGATTCAAATTGGCATGGGAACTAACCGCCAGTTGAACTAA
- the porL gene encoding type IX secretion system motor protein PorL/GldL — MAAKGGNFFFDVIMPKIYGIGAAVVIIGALFKILHWKGADIMLMVGLGTEALIFFLSAFQPTSKEPDWGLVYPQLAEGYDPSTGDPSFSTNNNSTGLTRKLDDMLKDANVTPAAISSLGEGLNRLSNTTQQLSSLGEATNVTEEYTTKVRTATQSLERITASYANTAEAMAAMSDATSDAKEYHLQVQNVTKNLGALNAVYEMELQDANTHLKSMNKFYGTLSQAMENLTEAGKETEQFKQEVTSLTTNLHSLNRVYGNMLNAMRATS; from the coding sequence ATGGCAGCAAAAGGCGGTAATTTCTTCTTTGATGTGATCATGCCCAAGATTTATGGCATCGGGGCAGCGGTCGTAATCATTGGAGCTTTGTTTAAAATTCTGCACTGGAAAGGTGCTGATATAATGTTGATGGTTGGTCTAGGTACAGAAGCTCTGATATTCTTCCTTAGTGCCTTCCAACCTACATCCAAGGAGCCCGATTGGGGTCTCGTATATCCTCAATTGGCTGAAGGTTATGATCCTTCCACTGGCGATCCTAGCTTCTCTACTAATAATAACAGCACAGGTCTGACTCGTAAATTAGACGATATGCTGAAGGATGCTAACGTAACTCCTGCTGCTATATCTTCCTTAGGCGAAGGCTTGAATCGTTTGAGCAACACTACGCAGCAATTGTCTTCACTAGGTGAAGCTACTAACGTTACAGAAGAGTACACCACGAAAGTGCGTACTGCCACCCAGTCGCTTGAGCGTATCACTGCTTCTTATGCAAACACAGCCGAGGCTATGGCTGCTATGTCAGATGCTACTTCTGATGCGAAGGAGTATCACCTACAAGTTCAGAACGTAACCAAGAACCTGGGAGCTCTGAATGCAGTTTATGAAATGGAATTGCAGGATGCTAACACGCACCTCAAATCTATGAACAAGTTCTATGGCACGTTGAGCCAGGCGATGGAAAACCTTACCGAGGCTGGTAAGGAGACAGAGCAGTTCAAGCAAGAGGTTACTAGCCTTACTACCAATCTTCATTCCCTCAACCGCGTCTATGGCAATATGCTGAACGCGATGCGCGCTACTAGCTAG
- the porN gene encoding type IX secretion system ring subunit PorN/GldN — protein sequence MNKFLSFAALAAGLTLSLTASAQEQSTTASSNGSHRPIPNSDIMFSKTITRAVDLREKQNKPMFSEGKEISKVILEAVKRGEIQAYRNDSLTSTFTPAEVLANMSFAESANELSDEEKAAGFTEADAGANDDGWGAPAAKPAAGTSAPAVAGAPASYEYRYKDLYQMELKEDMIFDKKRSRMYHDIKTITLLVPSTLSSNTSGIEKEIGTFKYSDLVKMFRNNPDKAIWFNPQNDAQHKNLADAFELWLFNSYIVQVSNPSDARLDEIYGSQQQGILASQQAAADLIEYEYNLWSF from the coding sequence ATGAATAAATTCCTTTCATTCGCTGCTCTGGCCGCCGGCCTTACACTGTCATTGACAGCTTCGGCTCAGGAGCAATCCACTACTGCGAGTAGTAATGGCTCGCACCGACCTATCCCGAACTCGGACATTATGTTCAGTAAGACGATAACTCGGGCTGTTGATTTGCGTGAAAAGCAGAATAAGCCGATGTTCTCCGAGGGCAAGGAAATCAGTAAAGTTATCCTTGAGGCAGTAAAGCGCGGTGAAATTCAGGCTTATCGCAACGATTCTTTGACAAGCACTTTCACGCCTGCTGAGGTTTTAGCTAATATGTCATTTGCTGAGTCGGCTAATGAACTTAGCGACGAAGAAAAGGCTGCTGGCTTCACTGAGGCAGATGCTGGCGCAAATGACGACGGTTGGGGCGCTCCAGCGGCTAAACCAGCCGCTGGAACCAGTGCTCCCGCCGTAGCCGGTGCACCAGCTAGCTACGAATATCGCTACAAGGATCTGTATCAAATGGAGTTGAAGGAAGATATGATCTTCGACAAGAAACGGTCGCGGATGTATCATGACATCAAAACCATCACGTTGTTGGTGCCATCCACTCTTAGCTCGAATACCTCGGGCATTGAAAAAGAGATTGGCACATTCAAGTACAGTGATCTGGTGAAGATGTTCCGTAACAATCCTGATAAGGCTATCTGGTTCAACCCTCAGAATGACGCTCAGCACAAGAACTTGGCCGACGCATTTGAGCTATGGTTGTTTAACTCGTATATCGTTCAAGTTTCTAACCCAAGCGATGCTCGTCTGGATGAGATCTATGGTAGCCAACAGCAAGGTATTCTAGCCTCGCAACAAGCTGCTGCTGACTTGATTGAGTACGAATACAATTTGTGGAGCTTTTAA
- the porM gene encoding type IX secretion system motor protein PorM/GldM, translating to MAGAKETPRQKMIGMMYLVLTALLALQVNSAILLKFKFLDDSLLGVNDKTSTANANTVKGIAATVQKNQNQARDLAVLKQSEEVRQQTAKMVAYLRDVRDKLVTSTENTKGKNEYKNMSAEDKVAITMLGGNRNGAAYPMKDELNKYSEYIKQYVPNAAPLALDAKEDPMVIDPEQKNKNFAELNFENTPLVAALAVLSQKETEVLKLEADALSALGAKVGAQTIVFDKVGAFASAESNTVAAGTKYKAELFLTASASTLRPTMTMNGTPIPVGPDGKGKVEFTATPGGFDAAGNAKKQWIGTVRFKQNGRDTTFKVPVSYTVTKPVMQIQSASVQALYFKCGNKLNVQVPALGAQYKPSFSASGAQAIPGSKTGDITLVPNAKQVTLSVSSNGNAIGSQTFEVRPIPKPEIKCIVGGREANEKQGTPITAVRNMSLKAIPDAGFQTFLPEDARYRVTQYEITLVRGKRPAMPARTINGPDANLNDVVNSAREGDRLYIEVKEVRRLNFQNQQEEVKVSKQFNIPLV from the coding sequence ATGGCGGGAGCAAAAGAGACTCCACGGCAGAAGATGATCGGCATGATGTACTTGGTACTGACTGCTCTTCTGGCCCTACAAGTCAACTCAGCAATATTGCTGAAGTTTAAATTTCTGGATGATAGCTTGCTGGGTGTCAACGATAAGACTTCCACCGCTAATGCGAATACAGTAAAAGGTATTGCTGCAACCGTCCAAAAAAATCAGAACCAAGCACGTGACCTAGCTGTGCTAAAGCAAAGCGAAGAAGTACGCCAGCAGACGGCCAAAATGGTGGCATATCTGCGTGATGTTCGTGACAAACTCGTTACGTCGACGGAGAATACCAAAGGCAAAAATGAGTACAAGAACATGAGTGCCGAAGATAAAGTAGCCATCACAATGTTAGGTGGCAACCGCAACGGCGCAGCCTATCCTATGAAGGATGAGTTGAATAAATACTCAGAATATATTAAGCAGTATGTTCCTAATGCTGCTCCACTGGCTCTTGATGCTAAAGAGGATCCAATGGTGATCGACCCAGAGCAGAAGAATAAAAACTTCGCTGAGCTGAACTTCGAGAATACACCATTAGTAGCTGCTTTGGCTGTGCTTTCTCAGAAAGAAACGGAAGTGTTGAAGCTTGAGGCTGATGCCTTGAGCGCTCTAGGAGCAAAAGTTGGTGCCCAAACCATCGTTTTTGATAAAGTAGGCGCATTTGCTAGTGCTGAGTCTAACACAGTAGCTGCCGGTACTAAGTACAAAGCAGAGTTGTTCCTGACGGCTTCTGCCAGCACGTTGCGACCCACCATGACTATGAATGGTACACCCATTCCAGTGGGTCCTGACGGAAAAGGCAAGGTAGAGTTCACAGCTACTCCTGGTGGATTTGATGCTGCCGGTAACGCTAAGAAGCAATGGATTGGCACGGTTCGTTTCAAGCAGAATGGCCGCGATACTACTTTCAAAGTGCCTGTTTCCTATACTGTAACGAAGCCTGTAATGCAGATTCAATCTGCTTCAGTACAAGCTTTGTACTTCAAGTGCGGTAACAAGCTAAATGTACAGGTACCTGCTTTGGGTGCTCAGTACAAGCCAAGCTTCTCTGCTTCCGGTGCACAAGCGATTCCTGGTTCTAAGACTGGTGACATCACCTTGGTGCCAAATGCTAAGCAAGTAACCTTGAGCGTAAGCAGCAACGGTAATGCTATTGGCTCGCAAACCTTCGAAGTGCGACCCATTCCAAAGCCTGAAATTAAGTGCATCGTAGGCGGGCGTGAGGCTAATGAGAAGCAAGGCACACCTATTACTGCAGTGCGCAACATGAGCCTAAAGGCAATTCCAGATGCTGGTTTCCAGACTTTCTTGCCTGAAGATGCTCGTTATCGTGTGACACAGTATGAGATTACATTGGTTCGTGGTAAGCGTCCAGCCATGCCAGCTCGTACTATCAATGGCCCAGATGCTAACTTGAATGATGTAGTAAACTCGGCTCGTGAAGGCGACCGTCTGTACATCGAAGTAAAGGAAGTTCGCCGTTTGAATTTCCAAAATCAGCAGGAAGAAGTGAAGGTGTCGAAGCAGTTCAACATCCCGCTCGTCTAG
- the uvrC gene encoding excinuclease ABC subunit UvrC has protein sequence MAAKAHLQEQIRQLPHRPGVYKYFDDEGIIYVGKAVDLRKRVSSYFTKQDHNKKTQQLVKNIKRIEFTIVDSESDAFLLENNLIKQHQPKYNILLKDGKTYPYLCLTNERFPRLIPTRKKINDGSRYYGPYANLTAMNVILELIRALYPLRTCTYNLAPENVAAGKFKVCLEYHLGNCKGPCEGLQDEETYNQYIQQIRSMLSGNLTVPKAYFRERMMAAAQEQQYELAHTLKKKLDRLDEFQAKSTVVNASLSNIDVFSIASNEKSSFINYLKVMNGSIILTQSLEVQKKLDETDEEILPPLIMQMREEFESESKEILTNVALPPLPLPGVVVSTPQIGDKRKLLELSIKNVLYLRKEKESMNDRSKDLNEVRIMETIKKDLRLTELPKHIECFDNSNFQGDNPVAAMVCFRNAKPSKKDYRHYHIKTVIGPNDFDSMYEVVTRRYRRLVDEGASLPQLVIVDGGKGQLSMAVKALKDLNLWGQIPVIGIAKRLEEIYVPNDPLPLYIDKKSESLRLFQRMRDEVHRFGITFHRNRRDAATLKTELTEVKGLGPATAEKLLSKFKSVKKIRELSEAELVAEIGKAKARVLLTYFEQQEQATE, from the coding sequence ATGGCCGCCAAAGCCCATTTACAAGAGCAAATCCGTCAGCTTCCTCATCGTCCGGGTGTATACAAATACTTTGATGATGAAGGTATTATCTACGTTGGTAAAGCGGTTGACCTGCGCAAGCGCGTGAGCAGCTACTTTACCAAGCAAGATCACAACAAGAAGACTCAACAACTGGTCAAGAATATCAAGCGCATCGAGTTCACAATAGTAGACAGTGAATCCGACGCCTTCTTGCTTGAAAACAACCTCATCAAGCAGCATCAGCCTAAGTATAACATCCTGCTGAAAGACGGCAAGACGTATCCCTATTTATGCTTAACGAACGAGCGGTTTCCGCGCCTGATTCCTACGCGTAAGAAGATTAACGATGGCTCGCGCTATTATGGCCCATACGCCAACTTAACGGCTATGAACGTGATACTGGAGTTGATTCGGGCCTTGTACCCATTGCGTACCTGCACGTATAATCTCGCCCCGGAAAACGTTGCTGCCGGTAAGTTTAAAGTTTGTCTGGAGTATCACCTAGGCAACTGCAAAGGCCCTTGTGAAGGATTGCAGGATGAGGAAACATACAATCAATACATTCAGCAGATACGTAGCATGTTGAGCGGTAATCTTACTGTTCCCAAGGCTTATTTCCGGGAGCGCATGATGGCCGCCGCCCAGGAGCAACAATATGAGTTAGCCCACACCCTTAAGAAAAAGCTAGACCGCCTCGACGAATTCCAAGCAAAATCGACGGTAGTAAATGCTTCACTGTCGAATATCGATGTTTTCTCGATTGCGTCGAATGAGAAGAGTTCTTTCATCAATTATCTGAAAGTCATGAATGGCTCAATCATTCTGACGCAGTCGCTGGAAGTGCAGAAGAAGCTGGACGAGACCGACGAGGAAATTTTGCCCCCCTTAATCATGCAGATGCGGGAGGAGTTCGAGAGTGAATCGAAGGAGATTCTCACGAACGTTGCCCTGCCTCCTTTGCCGCTTCCTGGGGTTGTTGTATCCACCCCGCAAATTGGTGATAAGCGCAAGCTTTTAGAGTTGAGCATCAAGAATGTGCTCTATCTACGCAAGGAAAAGGAGAGCATGAATGACCGCTCCAAGGACTTGAATGAGGTTCGCATCATGGAGACCATAAAGAAGGATCTGCGCCTAACAGAGCTACCAAAGCACATTGAGTGCTTCGACAACTCTAATTTTCAGGGAGACAACCCTGTGGCGGCCATGGTTTGCTTTCGTAATGCTAAGCCTAGCAAGAAAGACTATCGGCATTACCACATCAAAACCGTCATCGGTCCCAACGACTTCGACTCTATGTACGAAGTCGTAACACGTCGCTATCGCCGGCTCGTGGATGAAGGAGCTTCCCTACCCCAATTAGTTATTGTAGATGGTGGCAAAGGTCAGCTTAGCATGGCTGTCAAAGCCCTGAAAGACCTCAATCTTTGGGGCCAGATTCCAGTGATAGGCATTGCCAAGCGCTTGGAGGAGATCTACGTTCCCAATGATCCATTACCGCTTTACATAGATAAGAAAAGTGAGTCGTTGCGCCTATTTCAACGTATGCGCGACGAGGTACACCGGTTCGGTATCACCTTTCACCGTAATCGACGGGATGCGGCAACGCTCAAAACCGAATTAACGGAGGTGAAAGGTCTCGGTCCAGCCACGGCCGAAAAGTTATTGAGCAAGTTTAAATCAGTTAAGAAGATTCGTGAGTTGAGCGAGGCTGAGTTAGTAGCAGAAATAGGCAAAGCGAAAGCGCGTGTTTTACTGACATATTTTGAGCAGCAAGAGCAGGCAACTGAATAA
- the porW gene encoding type IX secretion system periplasmic lipoprotein PorW/SprE codes for MTTSPLLRLFSIPMALLLLVMSMSACSSERKSVVGRTYQNIVARDNGYFLAREKMRATEATLYAARINDYNRFLPLFPTLDDATVTKITADLDDIIKKASLPLQYQPGSTWTDDSYLVIGKARYYKKEYAEAAKTFRYINGSSEDATVKQEALIWLMRTYLALKEYDNAAAVSDVLDKEEGRESTARELFLTRAEYHLLTGNPKLATENLNKAIPYIKPKNERSRTRYILAQLYQAQGQDKEAYAELNQILKRNPPYELDFYSKLLLGQVSDLNTDRARLDKYFVKLLKDPNNKEYRDKVLYEMARLDYRQQRYPEALALVQQSLRVPTPNRVQKSYTYLLAGRIYYENLQRYQLAAAYYDSAVQNLPPTAPEYAATAERAQILQEFAKQITIIETQDSLQALARLDTAALRTRLSEYAKVEIASRQQQAERLAAADKAQEVRQQQAQAYTGVSETRAGNPDIDPATFATTNTGAQWYFDNPAALSTARSEFQRRWGNRQLQDNWRVSSQVSGALATNSSGAGPATNPGAAGSGVNPANGAAPAGANDAAAFERGLVAQYRQNIPLTAPQLQASQKQMEEALFALGGIYNQQLREPARAAETYDKLIAGYPNSTHLPEVYYSLYLIYKDQNDPKAEVYSQRLRESFPNSSYARLVGDPEYLRRTSQANAQVGILVDSAFVLYKKQDFKKSADLLDQVKRRYPDNALNDRVAFLNTLLTIRTQPPLSAQAAVEKFYKDYPSSTLAPQAAILLKSYQDYKAGSINGALASTEKPPISAFRPGEIDTRRRVATTSENRPVVPVNRVPAPPVSAPSPASTVNPTPAKQPATVVTKPAEKGGTAKPAASATVPAKEVTAQPNAPTPALSPGGKSTPPSAEPAATPYLNNPATGHAVVLIFPKGAAPVATLPAALATYNNRFYRANNLQVQPTALGDSVELVVVQTLPVQKAAQSYALKLRGPQSPLSRLRGAGYQILVIGIDNLPLLLQNKDLAEYQRFYEREIKN; via the coding sequence TTGACTACTTCTCCGCTCTTACGGTTGTTTTCAATCCCGATGGCTTTGCTGCTGTTGGTAATGAGTATGAGTGCTTGTTCCTCGGAGCGCAAATCAGTGGTGGGCCGCACCTATCAGAATATTGTGGCACGGGATAACGGCTATTTTCTTGCTCGCGAGAAGATGCGCGCCACGGAGGCGACGCTGTACGCCGCTCGAATCAACGACTACAACCGTTTCCTGCCCCTCTTCCCTACTCTCGACGACGCGACCGTGACCAAAATAACGGCCGACCTCGACGATATTATAAAAAAAGCCTCTCTGCCCCTTCAATATCAACCCGGTAGTACTTGGACGGATGACAGCTACCTCGTTATTGGGAAAGCACGCTATTATAAGAAGGAGTACGCAGAAGCAGCCAAGACATTCCGTTATATCAACGGCAGCAGCGAAGACGCCACGGTGAAGCAAGAAGCCTTGATCTGGCTTATGCGTACATATCTGGCACTCAAGGAATATGATAATGCTGCCGCGGTATCTGATGTGCTGGATAAGGAAGAAGGCCGTGAGAGTACTGCCCGCGAGTTGTTTCTGACCCGCGCAGAGTATCATTTGCTGACCGGTAATCCGAAGCTGGCCACGGAGAATCTGAACAAGGCCATCCCATATATCAAACCCAAAAACGAGCGCTCACGCACCCGCTACATTCTAGCACAGCTATATCAGGCTCAGGGGCAGGATAAGGAGGCGTATGCTGAGCTAAACCAGATTCTGAAGCGCAATCCGCCTTATGAGCTGGATTTTTATTCCAAGCTGCTGCTAGGCCAGGTCTCCGATTTGAATACCGATAGGGCGCGGCTAGATAAGTATTTTGTGAAGCTGCTCAAGGATCCCAATAATAAGGAGTACCGCGACAAGGTACTGTATGAGATGGCGCGGCTCGACTACCGCCAGCAGCGCTACCCCGAGGCTTTGGCCCTCGTACAGCAGTCATTGCGCGTGCCTACGCCTAATCGAGTACAGAAATCGTACACCTATCTGCTGGCGGGTCGTATTTATTATGAGAACCTACAACGGTATCAGCTAGCGGCAGCTTATTACGATAGCGCAGTCCAAAATTTGCCCCCCACGGCACCCGAGTATGCAGCTACGGCTGAGCGAGCTCAGATTCTGCAGGAGTTTGCTAAGCAAATTACCATCATTGAAACACAGGACAGCTTGCAAGCCTTAGCGCGGCTAGATACTGCCGCGCTACGCACGCGCCTTAGTGAATATGCTAAAGTAGAAATTGCTTCTCGGCAACAGCAAGCCGAACGCCTAGCCGCCGCCGATAAAGCCCAAGAAGTACGTCAGCAGCAGGCACAAGCCTATACCGGCGTCAGCGAAACCCGGGCGGGGAACCCTGACATTGATCCGGCGACATTCGCTACTACCAACACGGGTGCCCAATGGTACTTCGACAATCCGGCGGCGCTTAGCACGGCCCGGTCTGAGTTCCAGCGGCGTTGGGGTAATCGACAGCTCCAAGACAATTGGCGGGTCAGCAGCCAGGTTAGCGGAGCCCTTGCTACCAATTCGAGCGGGGCCGGACCGGCTACCAACCCCGGTGCTGCCGGAAGTGGGGTCAACCCTGCCAATGGCGCTGCTCCCGCTGGGGCCAATGATGCTGCGGCATTTGAGCGTGGCTTAGTAGCCCAATACCGACAGAATATTCCGCTTACCGCGCCGCAGCTCCAAGCGTCGCAGAAGCAAATGGAAGAGGCCTTATTCGCGCTGGGGGGCATTTATAACCAGCAGCTACGAGAGCCCGCCCGCGCCGCCGAAACCTATGATAAGCTCATAGCAGGCTACCCCAATAGCACCCATCTGCCCGAAGTATATTACAGCCTCTATCTGATTTATAAAGATCAGAATGACCCCAAGGCCGAAGTATATAGCCAGCGGCTGCGCGAGTCGTTTCCTAATTCATCCTACGCCCGCCTCGTTGGCGATCCAGAATATTTGCGACGCACCTCGCAGGCGAATGCACAGGTAGGCATCTTGGTAGATTCGGCATTTGTGCTTTATAAAAAGCAAGACTTTAAAAAGTCTGCTGACCTGCTCGACCAGGTAAAGCGCCGATACCCGGATAACGCCTTGAACGATCGGGTAGCTTTCCTCAATACCCTGCTTACAATCCGTACCCAACCGCCACTATCGGCCCAGGCAGCGGTAGAAAAGTTTTACAAGGATTATCCGAGCAGTACATTGGCTCCACAAGCGGCCATTTTGCTGAAGTCGTATCAGGATTATAAGGCTGGCAGCATTAACGGCGCATTAGCCTCCACAGAAAAGCCCCCCATATCCGCTTTTCGACCTGGTGAGATAGATACTCGGCGGCGCGTAGCAACAACATCTGAAAATCGGCCGGTAGTCCCTGTCAATCGAGTGCCAGCTCCACCGGTTTCCGCTCCTAGCCCAGCTTCAACCGTCAATCCAACTCCTGCTAAACAACCCGCTACGGTGGTTACCAAGCCAGCCGAAAAGGGTGGTACGGCCAAACCTGCTGCTTCTGCAACAGTTCCGGCCAAAGAAGTAACTGCTCAGCCGAATGCACCGACTCCAGCATTATCGCCGGGGGGCAAATCTACGCCTCCCTCTGCTGAGCCGGCGGCCACTCCTTACCTGAATAACCCGGCCACAGGGCATGCGGTAGTGCTCATCTTCCCTAAGGGAGCAGCACCCGTTGCTACCCTGCCGGCCGCTCTTGCCACTTATAATAACCGCTTTTATAGAGCCAATAACTTGCAAGTACAGCCCACTGCGCTCGGCGATTCAGTGGAATTGGTAGTAGTACAAACATTGCCGGTCCAAAAAGCGGCGCAGAGCTACGCCCTCAAACTGCGCGGGCCGCAGTCGCCGCTAAGCCGATTACGGGGTGCGGGTTACCAAATCCTAGTTATCGGTATTGATAATCTCCCTTTGCTACTTCAAAATAAGGATTTAGCTGAGTATCAACGCTTCTACGAAAGAGAAATCAAGAATTGA
- the atpB gene encoding F0F1 ATP synthase subunit A, translating into MKRLLIALFCILSLPVFAQEHAPTVEEATDSEAFSPGEMILHHIGDAHEWHFATLGDEKEHGIHFTIPLPIIAFQPGKGLSVFFSSQLAEGKTYNGLKLEHEHLIAEDGGKVYDFSITKNVASLMLSAALLLGIFFTVAGRYKKNKGGAPKGVQSFFEPIIIFIRDEVGKKAIGPKYERYMPYLLTVFFFIWFSNLLGLLPGAANLTGNIAVTLTLAVLTLLITLFSSNKNYWAHIFATPGVPKALLPIMIPVELIGVVVKPFSLMVRLFANITAGHIVILSFISLIFIFQSVLISPVTLAFGLFINMLELLVAILQAYIFTLLTAMYIGGAVEEHHHDADLQIGGDNSATPAHGH; encoded by the coding sequence ATGAAGCGTTTACTGATAGCTCTCTTTTGCATTCTTTCGCTTCCCGTTTTTGCCCAAGAGCACGCGCCCACTGTTGAAGAAGCTACCGACTCGGAAGCCTTCAGCCCCGGCGAGATGATTCTGCACCACATTGGCGATGCCCACGAATGGCATTTTGCTACTCTTGGCGACGAGAAAGAGCACGGCATTCACTTCACTATTCCGCTGCCAATTATAGCTTTTCAGCCTGGCAAAGGTTTAAGCGTATTCTTTTCGTCTCAACTTGCTGAGGGCAAAACATACAATGGCCTGAAGCTGGAGCATGAGCACCTTATCGCCGAAGATGGCGGTAAAGTTTACGACTTCTCTATTACTAAGAATGTTGCCTCGCTGATGTTGAGCGCAGCGCTGTTACTAGGCATTTTCTTTACGGTAGCTGGCCGTTATAAGAAGAATAAAGGCGGTGCTCCTAAGGGTGTTCAGTCCTTTTTCGAGCCGATCATCATCTTTATTCGCGATGAAGTAGGCAAAAAAGCCATCGGGCCTAAGTACGAGCGTTACATGCCGTATTTACTCACAGTGTTCTTCTTTATCTGGTTCAGCAACTTGCTAGGTCTGCTGCCAGGTGCTGCTAACCTCACCGGCAACATCGCCGTCACCCTGACCTTGGCAGTGCTGACGTTGCTTATTACCTTATTTAGCTCCAACAAGAATTACTGGGCTCATATTTTTGCTACCCCTGGTGTACCAAAGGCTTTGCTGCCCATCATGATTCCAGTAGAGCTTATCGGTGTGGTGGTAAAACCATTTTCGCTTATGGTTCGTCTGTTTGCTAACATCACAGCCGGCCACATCGTGATTCTGAGCTTTATTAGCTTGATTTTCATCTTTCAAAGCGTATTGATTAGCCCCGTTACCTTGGCTTTTGGCTTGTTTATCAATATGCTGGAACTGCTAGTTGCTATTTTGCAAGCCTACATCTTCACGCTACTAACTGCCATGTATATCGGCGGTGCCGTAGAGGAGCATCACCACGATGCTGATCTGCAGATTGGTGGCGACAACTCCGCTACTCCAGCGCACGGTCACTAA
- a CDS encoding AtpZ/AtpI family protein — protein sequence MPAAVPPPDKPNNSNPDRLRAFAKYSGLGFQMLAIIGLSAWAGTALDERFQNERPWYTIVLMLLGVFIAMYQVIRSLTRDS from the coding sequence ATGCCTGCCGCTGTTCCCCCGCCTGATAAGCCCAACAACTCCAATCCGGACCGCTTGCGTGCTTTTGCTAAGTATTCAGGGTTAGGGTTTCAGATGTTGGCAATTATTGGCTTAAGTGCTTGGGCTGGCACTGCGCTCGACGAGCGTTTTCAGAATGAGCGGCCGTGGTATACCATTGTGCTGATGCTGCTTGGTGTATTTATAGCGATGTACCAAGTTATTCGCTCCCTTACCCGCGACTCATAG